Sequence from the Bacillus sp. es.036 genome:
TCGAGAAAAGCCTTGTACATAGGCACCTCCGCCCCTGGTCCAGGCAAAAAATACTGATTAATAGATATTCCATTTTCTGTATACTGGCTATATCCGAGTAAAAAGATCGTATTGCCAACTCCACCACCTAGACCTGTTGTTTCTGTATCAAAAAACAGCAAATCAGAAGGGGTAAGATGCTTAGACGAAAGCGGATGAGCACGGTGGTGATTATTCCAGCGTTCCACCACGTTTTCAAGCTCTTGAAACACATAACGACCATGCTGATAGCTAGTCGGATATTGCTTTTTTCTTATAAGTGCATAGTCTCCGTCAAGAAAATAGGGATGCGCATGAAGCTCTTTCCATTTTTGAAGGTGAGGCACGTCCACAGTAGGCTGCTCCACTTTCGCTTCAACGTCATCCGCTTCGCTCAGGTTCATATGCTTTTTCATTCGATTTAATTTAGCTTTCAGTGACATGAGAATGTTCCCCTCTTAAATATTCAAGTAAATAGATAGCGGTTTGCTTGCTATTTTCTCCCGTTTCACCTGATACTCCAACACAGGACGGGCAGCCACTTTCACATTCGCAATTCACGACAATCGATTCCGCTTCCTTTAGAATGAAGCCTAATTCTTTGTATACTCTTTCGGATAATCCGATTCCTCCTGGATAACGATCATAAAAGAATACGGTCGGCTTGTTAGAATGCACAGCTTTAATTTGAGGTGTAACATGCAGGTCAGACACATCGCACATGACGAAGAGAGGAGCAACGTTTCGAAGGACATTCCCAAGACCGAGTAATCCTTCCTCCAACCGATTTTCTCCCATTGTTTGGACAAAGCTTTCCGGGAAATCAAACCAGCATGCATTCGTATGAAGCTCTTCTTCAGGAAGATGAATCGGACCAGACCCGATGTTTTCATGCGTCTCAAATTTAATTTTCTTAAAAATTGTTGCCATTGCGTTGACCATTACTTCTCCATAAGTGGCTGTCGTATGCGGCAGTGGTTCATGCTTGTCTTCTTCCAAAACCTTCAGCTGCACAGCAAGATTTGCATCCGTATAGTAATCAACATCCACTTCTCGGACCCACGCCTTTTTTTCATCATAGTCAAGCAGTTCCACTTGATATTGTACACCCTGATGAAGATAAATCGCTTCTTCATGAAGCAATGTCATAGCACTAAACCGATCCATTTCTCCAATCACTTTCACATTCGAAGCTGTCGTTTGATCAATAATCACAACATTTTCCTGAGACGCAGAGCGCAGACTCACATTGTGAGCTGGGAAAGCATCGTTCATCCAGAACCACCGATTTGCCCGATGGTGAAGGAGTTGTTCATCCGTTAAAAACTCCAACACGTCTTCAATGTTTTCTCCACCAAACGTATCTCCTTGTTGAAATGGAAGCTCATATGCGGCACATTTTACGTGATCAACAAGAATAATTAAATTATTAGGATTTACTCGAGCTTCTTCCGGGTTTCGTTCAAAAAAGTAATCCGGATGAGTGATCATATATTGATCAAGGGGACTTGAGCTCGCAACAACAAACACGACAGATTCATCCTGGCGACGCCCTGCACGACCGGCTTGCTGCCAGGTGCTTGCAATGGTGCCTGGATATCCTGTTAGAACACAAGCCTGAAGTTGACCAATATCAACACCTAGCTCGAGAGCATTCGTACTAACGACCCCTTTAATATCTCCATTCCGGAGACCTCTTTCAATCTCTCTTCTTTGTTTAGGTAAATACCCTCCTCGATATCCCATGATGGAGCGTGGCCCTAACTCTCGCTGTTCCAACTGCTGCAAGTAGGTGAGAAGGATCTCAACACGAACACGACTCCGCGCAAAAACGATTGTTTGAATGTTGTTTTTCAGCAGTTCTACTGCTAAATTTCTTGCTTCAAGCGTAGCGGAACGTCTGATATTAAGTGCCTGATTGACAACGGGGGGATTATAAAGAACAAAGTGTTTCCGGCCGGTAGGCGCGCCATTGTTATTAATCAATGTAATTTGTTCTCCGGTTAGCTCTTCGGCAAGCTCTTTCGGATTTGCAATCGTTGCTGATGTACAAATAAAAATAGGGTTACTTCCATAAAATTGGCAAATGCGCTTCAATCTTCGAATCACGTTAGCGACATGGCTTCCAAATACACCACGATACGTATGAAGCTCATCAATCACAATTACTTTAAGATTTTCAAATAGTGAGACCCACTTTGTATGGTGAGGAAGAATAGCAGAATGCAACATGTCTGGATTCGTCATAACGATGTGTCCTGCTTTACGAACTATTTGTCTAATCGTTGGAGACGTATCTCCATCGTACGTATACCCTTTTAAATCAACTTCCATCTCATCAATTAACTCATTGATCTCACTCTTTTGATCCTGCGCAAGTGCTTTTGTTGGGAACAAATAAAGAGCCCGACTAGAAGGATCTTTCAATATCGTATCTAGAACAGGCAAATTATAGCACAAGGTTTTTCCTGAAGCGGTTGGTGTAACAGCTACGAAGCTGTTTCCTTTTGAAGCCTCATCATATGCTGTTGCTTGATGGGTGTATAATTGTTGCACTCTTCTTTCTTCAAGAGCTTTCTGAAGCTCCGGCTGAAGCCCTTGTGGAAAAGGCGCTGTTTTCCCTTCCTTCGGTTCAATCGTTTTCCAGGTTACGATATTAGACCGATACTTTTCCTCCTGCTGAAACATCTCCAGAAGCTGGGGCAGTTTCTTTTTTCTTTCCATCCGATCACCTCAAAAATTATTCTATGTCTATTGTAGCGAATACGCGTTCGAATGGATACCGTTTTGATTGGAAAGTCCCCTTTTCCATTACCTTCTAACGATCGATCGAAATACGCAATCAATTCTATTTTGATCCATAACACGCCTTTCTTTTAAGAGCCGAGCTTTTTTCTCTAATTGATTTAACTCTTCTTCAAGATTG
This genomic interval carries:
- a CDS encoding DEAD/DEAH box helicase codes for the protein MERKKKLPQLLEMFQQEEKYRSNIVTWKTIEPKEGKTAPFPQGLQPELQKALEERRVQQLYTHQATAYDEASKGNSFVAVTPTASGKTLCYNLPVLDTILKDPSSRALYLFPTKALAQDQKSEINELIDEMEVDLKGYTYDGDTSPTIRQIVRKAGHIVMTNPDMLHSAILPHHTKWVSLFENLKVIVIDELHTYRGVFGSHVANVIRRLKRICQFYGSNPIFICTSATIANPKELAEELTGEQITLINNNGAPTGRKHFVLYNPPVVNQALNIRRSATLEARNLAVELLKNNIQTIVFARSRVRVEILLTYLQQLEQRELGPRSIMGYRGGYLPKQRREIERGLRNGDIKGVVSTNALELGVDIGQLQACVLTGYPGTIASTWQQAGRAGRRQDESVVFVVASSSPLDQYMITHPDYFFERNPEEARVNPNNLIILVDHVKCAAYELPFQQGDTFGGENIEDVLEFLTDEQLLHHRANRWFWMNDAFPAHNVSLRSASQENVVIIDQTTASNVKVIGEMDRFSAMTLLHEEAIYLHQGVQYQVELLDYDEKKAWVREVDVDYYTDANLAVQLKVLEEDKHEPLPHTTATYGEVMVNAMATIFKKIKFETHENIGSGPIHLPEEELHTNACWFDFPESFVQTMGENRLEEGLLGLGNVLRNVAPLFVMCDVSDLHVTPQIKAVHSNKPTVFFYDRYPGGIGLSERVYKELGFILKEAESIVVNCECESGCPSCVGVSGETGENSKQTAIYLLEYLRGEHSHVTES